A genome region from Labilibaculum antarcticum includes the following:
- a CDS encoding copper homeostasis protein CutC has product MKTSLLEICCYSVQSAIIAEQSGADRIELCAGVHEGGTTPSASCIKMAKELVRIPVHVIVRSRGADFCYSDIEFECMKLDIKYCKEVGVDGVVSGVLLSDGSIDVERTKELIDLAKPMNFTFHRAFDMVKDHFKALEELIEIGADRILTSGGEQTAVLGQDLLKDLVEKASGRIVIMPGSGISHENILSLKKHTGAEEFHCSAKSLVRGKMEYQNPKIAMGGEEKVPEFEFYEADSQKIRKIVSILKAEDL; this is encoded by the coding sequence ATGAAAACATCACTGCTTGAAATATGTTGTTACTCTGTTCAATCAGCAATTATTGCAGAACAATCTGGTGCTGACCGAATTGAATTGTGTGCAGGTGTTCACGAAGGAGGAACTACCCCTAGTGCTTCCTGCATTAAAATGGCTAAAGAATTAGTAAGAATACCAGTTCATGTAATTGTACGATCGCGTGGTGCTGATTTCTGCTATTCTGATATTGAGTTTGAGTGTATGAAGTTGGATATTAAATACTGTAAAGAAGTAGGAGTGGATGGTGTTGTATCTGGTGTTTTACTTTCTGATGGAAGCATTGATGTGGAAAGAACCAAGGAACTTATCGATTTGGCAAAACCAATGAATTTCACCTTTCACAGAGCTTTTGATATGGTGAAGGATCATTTTAAAGCCTTGGAAGAATTAATAGAGATTGGAGCCGATCGAATTCTCACATCTGGAGGAGAGCAAACTGCAGTATTGGGTCAAGATTTACTGAAAGACTTAGTTGAAAAGGCTAGTGGACGAATAGTGATCATGCCGGGAAGTGGAATAAGTCATGAAAATATTTTGAGTTTAAAAAAACACACTGGTGCTGAAGAGTTTCATTGTTCCGCAAAGTCTTTAGTAAGAGGTAAAATGGAATATCAGAATCCTAAAATAGCAATGGGAGGCGAAGAAAAGGTGCCTGAATTTGAATTTTATGAGGCAGACTCCCAGAAAATTCGTAAAATTGTAAGCATCCTAAAAGCCGAGGACTTATAA
- a CDS encoding transglutaminase-like domain-containing protein — translation MRKISILLLSLIFFWGCSDVHFIQDSAVRAKVSKRFEKRKEFASNRSNELFSVFQKNITTEEKEALQFLYAYMPLCDLADYNGDFFLQQVRSSFEARESFEWGNKIPDDLFRHFVLPYRVNNENLDSARWVFLKELKPRLKGMSMKEAVLEVNHWCHEKVNYAPTDIRTSGPLSIVRTSWGRCGEESTFTVTALRSVGIPARQVYTPRWAHSDDNHAWVEVWTDGKWSYLGACEPEPDLNMGWFTEPARRAMLVHTKVFGDFEGNYEVVKRSDNFTEINVVENYADVKKIYVQVVDQSGNSVGNAKVDFGLYNYAEFYPIASKKTDADGLTYLTTGLGDLLIWTSKDGEYAGRKISVKRTDTLRLGLGRGFYGDKITDLNMVPPVEKDPYSVDESKKKQNDIRLSYEDSIRVQYRTTFIDSITASSLAEKKSLDSEMIWKIFKKSQGNWKEIQKFIEATSAENGSFAVDLLNLIADKDLRDTRSEILLDHLNNTIEKYKLDDYNSKEVYLNCVLNPRISNEWVIAYRGYLQKAFQDQFTGERAERVEQIKQWILSEIQITEVENYYNLPITPKGVSELKISNAESRDVFFVAVCRSLGIPSRLEPAEKTPQYFDGKEWMNVYFEKQIVNQPITGFVMLNNTAKDFDPGYYMHFTIGKMIDGVYESLDYGWDFKLSDLPATLELEVGKYRLVTGKRGADGTVYTHLNHFEIKKDQTTKIDLVFRDPKVESKMLGHLDTKMIVANDKGEEVSLGSLEKQNAIVLMWLEPGKEPTRHLMEEFRDTKKRYQEWDGNIVVIQAEEIATENFSEAFFVNMPSNHELYKDKNNELITQAKKVLGITGKIEKPLILVLHSNGDIKFASRGYKIGIHEHLLKMLD, via the coding sequence ATGAGGAAGATTTCTATCCTTCTGCTTAGTCTCATTTTCTTTTGGGGCTGTTCCGATGTACATTTTATTCAAGACAGTGCCGTTCGTGCAAAAGTTTCCAAACGATTCGAAAAGCGAAAAGAATTTGCATCTAATCGGTCAAATGAACTTTTCTCTGTATTTCAGAAAAATATTACTACTGAAGAAAAAGAAGCATTACAATTTCTGTATGCCTACATGCCTTTGTGCGATTTGGCTGATTATAATGGTGATTTCTTTTTACAACAAGTGAGATCTTCGTTTGAGGCGAGAGAAAGTTTTGAGTGGGGAAATAAAATTCCTGATGATTTATTTCGCCATTTTGTTTTGCCGTATCGCGTGAATAATGAAAATTTGGATTCAGCCAGATGGGTATTTCTGAAAGAGTTAAAACCAAGATTAAAGGGCATGTCGATGAAAGAAGCTGTGCTCGAAGTGAATCATTGGTGTCACGAAAAAGTAAATTACGCACCAACTGATATTCGCACAAGCGGACCACTTAGCATTGTGAGAACTTCATGGGGCCGATGTGGTGAAGAATCAACATTTACCGTTACTGCTTTACGATCTGTAGGCATTCCTGCCCGTCAGGTTTATACTCCACGTTGGGCTCATAGCGATGACAATCATGCTTGGGTTGAAGTGTGGACAGATGGTAAATGGTCTTATTTGGGAGCTTGTGAGCCCGAACCAGATTTGAATATGGGTTGGTTTACCGAACCTGCCCGCAGAGCAATGCTGGTGCATACCAAGGTTTTTGGTGATTTTGAGGGGAATTATGAAGTTGTAAAGCGTTCAGATAATTTCACTGAGATTAATGTAGTGGAAAACTACGCTGATGTGAAGAAAATTTACGTGCAGGTAGTTGATCAATCAGGTAATTCAGTTGGAAATGCAAAAGTAGATTTCGGACTGTATAACTATGCAGAGTTTTATCCAATTGCCAGTAAGAAAACTGATGCTGATGGATTGACTTACCTAACCACAGGTTTGGGTGATCTATTGATCTGGACCAGTAAAGATGGAGAGTATGCTGGCAGGAAAATCAGCGTTAAGCGAACTGATACGCTTCGTTTGGGATTAGGACGTGGTTTTTACGGAGATAAAATTACCGATTTAAATATGGTTCCTCCGGTAGAGAAAGATCCTTATTCAGTTGATGAGAGCAAAAAGAAGCAAAATGATATTCGCTTGTCTTATGAAGACAGTATTCGCGTGCAATATCGAACTACTTTTATCGATTCAATCACTGCCAGTAGTTTAGCAGAGAAAAAATCTTTGGATTCAGAAATGATCTGGAAGATATTCAAGAAAAGTCAAGGAAACTGGAAGGAGATTCAAAAATTTATTGAAGCTACATCTGCTGAGAATGGTTCTTTTGCAGTAGATCTTCTTAATTTAATTGCTGATAAGGATTTGCGAGACACGCGATCTGAAATCCTATTAGATCATTTGAATAATACGATCGAAAAATACAAGCTGGATGATTACAATTCAAAGGAAGTTTATTTGAACTGTGTTTTGAATCCAAGAATCAGCAACGAGTGGGTAATTGCTTACCGAGGATACTTGCAAAAGGCATTTCAAGATCAATTTACTGGTGAACGGGCAGAGAGAGTTGAGCAAATTAAGCAATGGATTTTAAGCGAAATTCAAATTACGGAAGTGGAAAATTATTACAACTTGCCAATTACTCCTAAAGGTGTTTCTGAATTGAAAATTTCGAATGCAGAGTCTAGGGATGTGTTTTTTGTAGCTGTTTGCAGAAGTTTAGGAATTCCTTCGCGTTTGGAGCCAGCAGAAAAAACACCACAGTATTTCGATGGCAAAGAATGGATGAATGTTTACTTCGAAAAACAAATTGTGAATCAGCCAATTACGGGGTTTGTAATGTTGAATAATACCGCAAAGGATTTTGATCCAGGTTATTATATGCATTTCACCATCGGGAAAATGATTGATGGTGTTTATGAAAGCCTTGATTATGGTTGGGATTTTAAATTATCCGATTTGCCCGCTACATTAGAGTTAGAGGTTGGCAAATACAGATTGGTAACAGGCAAGCGTGGCGCTGACGGGACCGTTTATACACATTTGAATCATTTTGAAATTAAGAAAGATCAGACCACTAAAATTGATTTGGTGTTTAGAGATCCAAAGGTGGAAAGTAAGATGTTGGGTCATTTGGACACTAAAATGATTGTTGCCAATGATAAAGGGGAAGAAGTATCGCTCGGATCATTGGAGAAGCAGAATGCGATTGTATTGATGTGGCTGGAGCCTGGAAAGGAGCCAACTCGTCATTTAATGGAAGAATTTAGAGATACCAAAAAGCGATACCAGGAATGGGATGGGAATATTGTTGTAATACAGGCGGAAGAAATCGCCACGGAGAACTTCTCCGAAGCTTTTTTTGTCAATATGCCATCGAATCACGAGCTGTACAAGGATAAAAATAATGAGTTGATTACACAGGCTAAAAAAGTGTTGGGCATTACAGGTAAAATTGAAAAGCCACTCATATTGGTTTTACATTCCAATGGCGATATTAAATTCGCTTCACGCGGATATAAAATAGGAATACATGAGCATTTGCTTAAAATGCTGGATTAA
- a CDS encoding phosphopentomutase yields the protein MIPKIERATIVVLDSAGVGYLPDAEEFGDVGSNTFGNIAKHCNGIHLPNMQKLGLGNLTDIMGVALNNNVNGAYGKAAEASKGKDTTTGHWEIAGVKLERAFPTYANGFSEKTIQLFEERTGRKVMANKPASGTAILDEYGEEQMKSGNWIIYTSADPVFQIAAHEEIIPLEELYRACEIALEICTELEPVARVIARPYLGSGKGNFARTTNRHDYSVLPPAPTVLDRLSANGLDVIGIGKTKDIFAGQGITDTRGTNKDNVDGINKTLIALKEDSKGLIFTNLVDFDMMFGHRRNPEGYKAALEEFDRYLPQIQANLKEDEILILTADHGCDPTYPGTDHTREYIPIMVFGKNIKQNVDLGTRTSFTDIAATIEELLLGNKVEGSFAEELYN from the coding sequence ATGATTCCTAAAATAGAACGTGCTACAATTGTAGTGCTGGATAGCGCTGGCGTTGGTTATTTGCCAGATGCTGAAGAGTTTGGAGATGTTGGTTCCAATACATTTGGAAATATAGCCAAACATTGCAATGGTATTCATTTACCAAACATGCAAAAACTAGGTTTGGGTAACCTAACTGATATTATGGGTGTTGCCTTAAACAACAATGTAAATGGTGCTTACGGGAAGGCTGCAGAAGCGTCGAAAGGCAAAGACACAACAACTGGTCATTGGGAAATTGCCGGAGTTAAGCTGGAACGTGCTTTTCCTACCTATGCGAATGGATTTTCAGAAAAAACCATTCAGTTATTCGAAGAAAGAACCGGCCGAAAAGTAATGGCAAACAAGCCTGCTTCAGGAACTGCTATTCTTGATGAATACGGAGAAGAACAAATGAAATCGGGCAACTGGATTATTTATACTTCTGCCGATCCGGTGTTTCAAATCGCTGCTCACGAAGAAATTATTCCTTTAGAAGAATTATACCGCGCTTGTGAAATAGCATTGGAAATTTGCACTGAATTGGAGCCTGTAGCTCGTGTAATTGCACGTCCATACTTGGGAAGTGGAAAAGGAAATTTTGCCAGAACAACGAATCGTCACGATTATTCTGTTTTACCACCCGCTCCTACTGTTCTCGATCGATTAAGTGCTAATGGATTGGATGTTATCGGTATTGGTAAAACAAAAGATATTTTTGCCGGACAAGGAATTACTGATACCCGCGGAACCAATAAGGACAATGTAGATGGGATCAATAAAACCCTAATTGCTTTAAAAGAAGATTCAAAAGGCTTGATTTTCACAAATCTGGTTGATTTCGACATGATGTTTGGACATCGTAGAAACCCAGAAGGATACAAAGCAGCCCTGGAGGAATTTGATCGTTATTTACCTCAAATTCAAGCCAATTTAAAAGAGGATGAAATCCTGATTTTAACCGCCGATCACGGATGTGATCCAACCTACCCAGGAACTGATCACACCCGCGAATACATTCCAATAATGGTGTTTGGTAAAAACATCAAACAAAATGTTGATTTGGGAACTAGAACATCTTTTACCGATATTGCCGCTACCATTGAAGAACTTTTATTGGGCAACAAAGTAGAAGGAAGTTTTGCAGAAGAACTTTACAATTAA
- a CDS encoding ABC-F family ATP-binding cassette domain-containing protein, giving the protein MISVSNLSIQFGKKPLFQDVNIKFTPGNCYGVIGANGAGKSTLIKIISGELDSTTGSIIMEPGERMAVLKQNHHEFDEFTVLDTVIMGHAELWAVLKEKNDVYAKPDFSEADGIKASELEEQFAEMDGWNAESGAAELLSGLGIKEALHYKLMKELSGKEKVRVLLAQALFGNPDNLLLDEPTNDLDLETVMWLENYLANFENTVIVVSHDRHFLDSVCTDIVDIDFGKVQMFSGNYTFWYESSQLAARQQANQNKKAEEKKKELQEFIARFSANVAKSKQTTSRKKMIEKLDISNIQASTRRYPGIIFQQEREAGDKIFSCAGLSKSVEGEVLFKDVGFTIEKGEKVIFLSKDPRAMSALFDIINGIEKADSGSYEWGVTITPAYLPLDNNQFFEEPVTLIDWLAQYSSDTSEIYLRGYLGKMLFSGEDIYKKANIISGGERVRCMISSMMLKNANLLVLDTPTNHLDLESIQSFNNSLINFGGTVLMSSHDHAFIQTIATRVIELTPNGIIDKLMDYDDYFSSDKIKELRESLYKI; this is encoded by the coding sequence ATGATTTCAGTTTCAAATTTATCTATTCAGTTTGGTAAAAAACCTCTTTTCCAGGATGTTAATATAAAATTCACCCCTGGAAACTGCTATGGAGTTATTGGCGCAAATGGTGCTGGCAAGTCCACTCTAATAAAAATCATTTCCGGCGAATTGGATTCAACAACAGGATCAATAATAATGGAACCTGGTGAGAGAATGGCAGTTTTAAAGCAGAATCACCATGAATTTGATGAGTTTACAGTTTTAGATACAGTAATTATGGGCCACGCAGAATTGTGGGCTGTATTGAAAGAGAAAAATGATGTATACGCAAAACCTGATTTTTCGGAGGCTGATGGAATTAAGGCATCGGAACTGGAAGAACAATTTGCTGAAATGGATGGTTGGAATGCTGAAAGTGGAGCAGCCGAATTATTAAGCGGTTTAGGTATTAAAGAAGCTCTTCATTACAAGCTAATGAAAGAACTGAGTGGTAAGGAAAAAGTTCGTGTGCTTTTGGCACAGGCCCTTTTTGGAAACCCGGACAACTTGCTTCTCGATGAGCCTACCAATGATCTTGACCTTGAAACAGTAATGTGGCTGGAAAACTACTTGGCCAACTTCGAAAATACTGTTATTGTGGTATCGCATGACCGTCACTTCCTGGATTCGGTATGTACTGATATTGTTGATATCGATTTTGGAAAAGTTCAAATGTTTTCGGGTAACTACACCTTCTGGTACGAATCCAGTCAGTTAGCTGCCCGTCAGCAGGCAAATCAAAATAAAAAGGCCGAAGAGAAGAAAAAAGAACTTCAGGAATTCATTGCCCGATTCAGTGCCAATGTCGCCAAATCGAAGCAAACAACTTCCCGAAAAAAGATGATCGAAAAATTGGATATTTCAAATATTCAAGCCTCTACCCGTCGTTATCCTGGTATTATATTTCAGCAGGAACGTGAAGCTGGAGATAAAATTTTCTCTTGTGCAGGCTTAAGCAAAAGCGTAGAAGGAGAAGTTTTATTTAAAGATGTTGGATTCACAATCGAAAAAGGTGAAAAAGTAATATTCCTTTCAAAAGATCCACGCGCAATGTCTGCCCTATTCGATATTATTAACGGAATAGAAAAGGCCGACTCTGGAAGTTATGAATGGGGAGTAACTATTACACCGGCATATTTACCCCTTGACAATAATCAATTCTTTGAAGAACCAGTTACTTTAATTGATTGGTTAGCCCAATATTCAAGCGATACAAGTGAGATTTATCTTCGAGGATATCTTGGCAAAATGCTTTTTTCGGGTGAAGATATTTACAAAAAAGCAAATATTATTTCAGGAGGAGAGAGAGTTCGTTGTATGATTTCAAGTATGATGTTGAAAAATGCCAACCTACTGGTTTTGGATACACCAACCAATCACCTGGATTTGGAATCCATTCAATCGTTCAATAATTCATTGATCAACTTTGGTGGTACCGTGTTAATGTCGTCTCATGACCACGCATTCATTCAAACAATTGCTACTCGTGTTATTGAATTAACCCCAAATGGAATCATTGATAAATTAATGGATTACGATGATTATTTTTCCAGCGATAAAATTAAAGAGCTAAGAGAAAGCTTATACAAGATTTAG